The Hyperthermus butylicus DSM 5456 genome includes a region encoding these proteins:
- a CDS encoding cysteine desulfurase: MAKFINAWSWEEIVFTHNTTYAINMVALGLGLKLLKPGDEILVTVMEHHSNMLPWRTVARLTGAKVKYLDITDEGYLRYDQLEEMITEKTKIVAVTIMSNVIGTINDVKRIVREAKKVGAIVVADGAQGVPHLPVDVRDLGVDFLAFSGHKMLGPTGIGVLWGRKDILEQVEPVIAGGGAIKDVTLESVEWANLPWRLEPGTPNIAGAIGLAAAVEYLERLGMENVRAHEKELVAYTIKLFEEELAGIVDFYGPRNPEHRGGVIAFNMRGLHYHTVGRALDTFGIAVRTGMHCAHPLHYRLGLRGTVRASYYIYNTKEEVEALVDALKKIHKMKDILTATEADYCTAG; the protein is encoded by the coding sequence GTGGCCAAGTTCATCAATGCGTGGAGCTGGGAGGAGATAGTATTCACCCACAACACGACCTATGCGATCAACATGGTAGCTCTTGGCCTGGGGCTTAAACTGCTAAAGCCCGGCGACGAGATACTCGTAACAGTCATGGAGCACCACAGCAACATGCTTCCCTGGAGGACGGTGGCGAGGCTAACCGGTGCCAAGGTAAAGTATCTAGACATAACCGATGAGGGCTATCTTCGCTACGACCAACTAGAGGAGATGATAACCGAGAAGACAAAGATAGTAGCGGTCACAATCATGAGCAACGTCATCGGCACAATAAATGATGTAAAGAGGATAGTTAGGGAGGCGAAGAAGGTGGGCGCAATAGTGGTGGCTGATGGCGCGCAGGGAGTACCCCACCTCCCAGTAGATGTGCGGGATCTAGGCGTAGACTTCCTAGCGTTTAGCGGCCACAAGATGCTCGGGCCAACCGGCATCGGTGTTCTCTGGGGCCGCAAGGACATTCTGGAGCAGGTGGAGCCAGTAATAGCCGGAGGAGGCGCAATCAAGGACGTAACACTGGAGAGTGTGGAGTGGGCAAACCTGCCCTGGCGCCTCGAGCCCGGTACACCAAACATAGCCGGAGCCATAGGCCTAGCAGCAGCAGTAGAATATCTAGAGAGGCTAGGCATGGAGAACGTCCGGGCACACGAGAAGGAGCTGGTAGCCTACACCATTAAACTGTTCGAGGAGGAGCTAGCAGGCATAGTGGACTTCTATGGTCCACGCAACCCCGAGCACCGAGGAGGAGTCATAGCATTCAACATGCGGGGCCTCCACTACCACACTGTAGGTAGAGCACTAGACACCTTCGGCATAGCAGTGAGAACCGGGATGCACTGCGCCCACCCGCTACACTACAGGCTAGGCCTACGGGGCACGGTTAGGGCAAGTTACTACATCTATAACACCAAGGAGGAAGTGGAAGCCCTGGTAGACGCGCTCAAGAAGATACACAAGATGAAAGACATACTGACAGCAACTGAGGCGGATTACTGCACAGCAGGCTAG